The genomic interval AAAATACCGGCAATATTGCGCGCACCTGCGCTGTAACCGGATGTGCTTTACATCTTATCAAGCCTTATGCATTTGAGATTACCGAAAGAAATTTACGGCGCGCCGGATTAACCTACTGGGAGATATTGGACTTGTATGAGTACGAAAACTTTGAGGATTTCATGAACCGTAAAAAATCCGGAACCGTACATCTGATGTCCAGCAAAGGAACGCGACTTTATACAGAGACAGTCTTTCAAGATGGAGATTACCTGCTCTTTGGTCGAGAAGATACCGGTGTAACAAAAGAGATCCATACCGCATTAGCGGCTAATGAATGCCGGATTCCCATGCTGGATATTCCGGAAGCCCGATGTCTTAACATTGCCACCTCCGTTGGCATTGCCTTGTATGAAGCCTTGCGTCAGAATGGTTTTAATGAATTGAGGTAAGTAATGATAGATTTTCCGCTTAATTCAAATGTTGCCATGAAAGAAATACAGATTGAAGATATCCCCGGATATTGTTTTCGTCCAAAAAATCTGGCCGCACCATATCCAAGCATTGTTTTCTATCATGGTTGGCAATCCAATGCCCAGCGCCAGCGTTTTCGCGCAGGTCTTTTAGCTTCTTTTGGCTACCAGGTCTTTATTGTTGATGGCCCCTTTCATGGACAGCGGGGGGCCATTGCCGATACGCCGGAAAACGTTGCCGCCTATTTTTGGCGGACCATTGACTTGGAGGTTGATGAATTTCAACTTTTGCGCAAAGCCATCGTTCACCAGTATGGTGCAGATCCGGAACGTCTGGCCGTCATGGGGCATTCCATGGGGGCACTCATTAGCCTGGCGCTTATGACCGTTTATCCGGATATTGTCTGCTCGGTAGCTTATAACGGTGCAAGCGATTGGCAGTGGTTAGAGGACAACATGGCTTCTCGATGGCATACAACGATGACCGCCATTCGGGAAAGGCGGTCATCATTAGGAGACATTTCATACTATTCCAGTCGATACAACCCCTGGCAAGACCGGACAAAATTATTGGAGCGCCCCCTTCTTTTGACCAATGGCGAAGAAGACAAAACCATTCCCTACGCTGCCAACTTGCGCCTGGCCGATTATCTCAAACAGCATAATACTGATTCGAACGATTTCCATCATGAGATTTATGAAGGCGTTGGTCATCTTGTAACAGATCGAATGCTGGCAGATGGCATTTCTTTCTTGAAACGATACTTGTAATTTAAAACGCATTAAAAGCACAAGAATGTCCTTTTAAAGTATCATCATATTGAAGTTTGTTTATGGCCAACTTTTCTTTTGCCACGCTAATGACCCATTGCTGGATGGAATAGGCATAAATTAGAGCTAGAAATCACCTGGAATCCTTGACAATTTTTAGGAAAGATAGTAGTATATATATTGCTTGTCGGGGCGTGGCTCAGCTTGGTAGAGTGCTGCATTGGGGTTGCAGAGGTCGCTGGTTCAAATCCAGTCGCTCCGATACGTTAATAAAGCAGGTTTGCGGATTTTTCGCGGACCTGCTTTTTTTCGTTTTTAGGGGTTGTACAGTTCTGTGTACAGTGGTTACGCCAAAATAGCAGATATTTTTTCCAGTTGGGCGTCTAGGAGGTCGGTGGAAATGTCGATGTAATAGTCGGCGGTGGTGGAGATGTCTTCGTGGCCCAGGAGCTCTTTTACGATGCTAATATCTGTTCCTTGTTCGACTAGGCGGGTGGCGAAGGTGTGGCGAAGGGTATGGTTGGTGATGTCGTCGGGGAGGCCGGCTTTTTTCAGGAGGCGTTTTAGGTGTTTTAGGACGTTGGTTTGGCAGTAGGGGGTTAGGTTCGAGGTTTGGAATATGAAGGTGTTATTTGTCCAGGGCTTGCCTGCGATGAGATGGAGTTCCTTCAGGCGGGTTATTTGCGCTTTTAAGGCGGTCTTTAGCGGCGGAGAGAGGGGTAGGTATCTATCTTCCCAGTCTTTTGTTGTGGGGAGGTTGTGGACTGTGTAGTGGCCTTGGCGGGGCAAGGTATGGGATACGTGGATGGCGTTTTTGGTGAAGTCTATGTCTTGGATATTTAGGGCTAAGGCTTCACCTATTCTTAGCCCTGCGCCGAGCATGGTCAGGTAGATGGGGGTGAAGGGGTCGGTGGGGGATAGGGTTGTTAAGAATTTTTCCTGCTCTTCGTGGGTTAGGACGCGAGGGCGGGTCTTTTTGATTTTGGGCTTTTTACATTTAGGGGCTGGGTTCTGTGGGATAATCTTATAGTCCACGGCTGCGTCCAGGGCTTGGCTGACGATGGCGTTTAATTTCCGGATGGAGGCGGGGCTTAAGTCTTTGGAACGGTCGTTATAGTAGATTTGGAGTTGCATGGTGTCTAGATCTTTTAGGGTGATATGGTCTAGGTGGGGGACGATTTGATTGCGGAGGTAGCTTAGATAACTAGTATAGGTGGAGGGCTTTGTTTGGTCTTGCTTGAAGGTAATGAGCCAGCAATAGATCCATTCTGCGGTAGTCATCTCTTGGAGGTCTGTTTGATAGGCGTGCTGGCTTCTTTCGAGCTTTAGGTACATTTGCTCTTCGTAGCTGGCCATGCGGGCTTTGGCGGCTTTCTTTGTGGTAGCGTAAAAGGCTTTGCATTTCTTTTCGCCGTCTATTAGGTAATGGCGTTCGGCTACGAATTTACCGGCCATTCTGCCGGTTTTGCGCTTGAAGAAACTACCCTCTCCTAAAGGGGTAAACTCATACATAAAAGGCTCCTTTCTTTATCGTTCAAGCACATATGTTCCCTGCCGAGGCTAAAAAAAATAAGACTTGTAGATAAGGTCTACTGTCCAGGTAGGGACGCCATAGTAGCGGGCGAGTTGGGCGCTTGTATAATCAGCAAATCCCTCGGGGATTTTTTCGGGTAGAATGAGGGCGGCTGAAAAGATGTCTGCTCTGCGCTCGATGTAGTTATTTTTGCTAATGTAGGGGTCAATATATAGCTTATTTCTGGCCTTATCCATGAAATAGTGTCCTAGCTCATGGCCGAGGATAAAGCGTGTTAAATAAGGATCTAGGCTCTTCTGGATGGCTATTGTATGCATGCGGTGGGTATGGACATGGAGACCTGTGACGCCGCGGCTCAGGGCTGTAAACAGAATATGGATATCCTTGGCGATGCAGATGGATTCTGCGTCGCCATATTTGTTTTTCAGCTTTCTAGCAAGACTGATCGCTTGCTGGGCTGCGGCGTCGTACATAGGTCACCTACTTATGCTTGCTTGAGATTATTTATCAAAGTTAACAGTAAAAGTCACTTTTTCTCCGAGTGTAGAGAAGTTTTCATCATGAGGGGCATCTGCTGTGAAAGTAATGGAGGTTATTTCTTCGGCGGGAGAATCAAGGATAAAGTAAACTTGCCCGTTCTTTTCGATGTTGCCAATGTAGTCTCCGCCAACATCATCACTTAGCAACAAATCAGCTTCTTTCTGCTCTTTAGTATTTGTTGTGATAGTTCCTTGGTTAAGATAAATCGAATTCGTTGCATCTGATTTGTTTTCGGATTTAAAAGCGAGTGTTATTGCTGTTACCTTATCTTTGCCTCCAAACATTTGCTTAAAATCCGGACTTGGCTCAAGGGTCATTACTTGAGCGTCGGTTAACTCAATATCAAAGGGACCAGTGGTCACTTTATCGCCAATCCCCTTTTTCTGATGAACTATCTTAGATTTTCCGACTTCTGATTGCTCCGTCTGCCCGGTGCGATCTTTACGGTCCTTTGCTTGTGTTTCGTGTTGGACAGAAGATGCTTCTTCAGAACTCTTTGCAGGTGATGCTTTGTCTGCTCCGCTACCACAACCAGCTAGGGTAGTTAGTGCGACTGTTAGCAATAATGCCATGAGTTTTTTTGCCATAATAATTCCTCCTTTTTGATTAAACCGGCGCCAAATTTTGTGATAACATTCGTATTTCTTTAGCGTTACCTTTTTTATTAGCGCTGTAATAAATAGAAAATTCTTCTGGATCTAACTCCTTGTACATAGAGTGGATGACTTCATGGTTGTCATAAGTAATGATATACGGGCACTTGATGGTAGCTTGAACCGTATTAGCTAAATCCTGGTGATCTGAGTGCTCAAATGCATTTAAGTAAAGAGTGGGTCCCTTGGCATAATAAGGGGGATCAATAAAAACAAACGTGTTTTTAGTATCAAGGTTATTAACTTCATTATGGATGAAGTCAATGGCGTCTTTGTTAAATATGCTAATAACGTTTTTGAATTCGGAAATACGCTTGATTCGCTTTATTAAATCAGGTTTATTAAATCGGCAGTTCATTTTATATTTACCAGTTTGCTTGTAACCGCCAATCACACCGCCCATAATAATGCCAGATACATTCGTACGGTTAAGGAAAAATGTAGATAAAGCTAAATCAAAGAGGTTAGCAGCACTTTTATTACTTTGAACTTCTTTTTGTTTGTACCATTCGTTCATGGTTACCGGGATGTCAGCGATTGCTTCGCAAAAGGCATCTGTATCGTTTAAAATCGTTGCCCAAAAAGCAAAAATAGACCTATCTAAATCATTTAATAGCAAGCGAGATATGTTACCTTTTAGCAGTAACTTTAAGGCTAATCCTGCTCCGCCAGCAAAGGGCTCACAGTAGGTACACCCAATCAAATGATTATTTTCTAAGAGAGCAACGGTGTAATTGTAGAGCTTCGATTTGCCGCCTGGATATCTCAAGGGAGAGTAGTAGGTAGTCATTTTATCGCCTCCTTGAGAATAGTATAAAGCTTATCTTATGGCTTGGCCAGACTTAAATATCAAACTCGGGCAAAGATAAGGCCTTTCTCTTCTGATTAATACACTCCATTAAATTGCGTCTAAAGGTATTAAATAAATTAGTGTTATTAACAAACCAAGTGATATAGGTGTTAAACTTCTTGTCGGATTGCGCCCATTTTTTAGCACTTTGGGTATCACGTGCACTTAAATTGCCAATTTTAGTAAACAGGTTGTATTTAGAAAACTCATTAAGAAATACAGCTTTCTCTTTGTTGTTCTTTTTAAAAAAAGGGCTACTGCCATCAAGATCATTAATCGCCTGGACAATGGATAGCTCTATACACAAGTTTTGATTTACACAGAAAGATGGAATCTGTAGAGTGCTTACAGATTTTTTCGGTATAGCTTTAGAATCCACATCCGGGTCATAAATAACGATACTATTAGAAAATAACTTAGGTCCATTTTTTATTAATGCATTTAAAGATTGATAAGAATTACCTGCCTGATTATCTTTTAGC from Peptococcus niger carries:
- a CDS encoding tRNA (cytidine(34)-2'-O)-methyltransferase yields the protein MYNIVLFEPRIPQNTGNIARTCAVTGCALHLIKPYAFEITERNLRRAGLTYWEILDLYEYENFEDFMNRKKSGTVHLMSSKGTRLYTETVFQDGDYLLFGREDTGVTKEIHTALAANECRIPMLDIPEARCLNIATSVGIALYEALRQNGFNELR
- a CDS encoding alpha/beta hydrolase family protein, translated to MIDFPLNSNVAMKEIQIEDIPGYCFRPKNLAAPYPSIVFYHGWQSNAQRQRFRAGLLASFGYQVFIVDGPFHGQRGAIADTPENVAAYFWRTIDLEVDEFQLLRKAIVHQYGADPERLAVMGHSMGALISLALMTVYPDIVCSVAYNGASDWQWLEDNMASRWHTTMTAIRERRSSLGDISYYSSRYNPWQDRTKLLERPLLLTNGEEDKTIPYAANLRLADYLKQHNTDSNDFHHEIYEGVGHLVTDRMLADGISFLKRYL
- a CDS encoding tyrosine-type recombinase/integrase, giving the protein MYEFTPLGEGSFFKRKTGRMAGKFVAERHYLIDGEKKCKAFYATTKKAAKARMASYEEQMYLKLERSQHAYQTDLQEMTTAEWIYCWLITFKQDQTKPSTYTSYLSYLRNQIVPHLDHITLKDLDTMQLQIYYNDRSKDLSPASIRKLNAIVSQALDAAVDYKIIPQNPAPKCKKPKIKKTRPRVLTHEEQEKFLTTLSPTDPFTPIYLTMLGAGLRIGEALALNIQDIDFTKNAIHVSHTLPRQGHYTVHNLPTTKDWEDRYLPLSPPLKTALKAQITRLKELHLIAGKPWTNNTFIFQTSNLTPYCQTNVLKHLKRLLKKAGLPDDITNHTLRHTFATRLVEQGTDISIVKELLGHEDISTTADYYIDISTDLLDAQLEKISAILA
- a CDS encoding ImmA/IrrE family metallo-endopeptidase — protein: MYDAAAQQAISLARKLKNKYGDAESICIAKDIHILFTALSRGVTGLHVHTHRMHTIAIQKSLDPYLTRFILGHELGHYFMDKARNKLYIDPYISKNNYIERRADIFSAALILPEKIPEGFADYTSAQLARYYGVPTWTVDLIYKSYFF
- a CDS encoding DNA adenine methylase gives rise to the protein MTTYYSPLRYPGGKSKLYNYTVALLENNHLIGCTYCEPFAGGAGLALKLLLKGNISRLLLNDLDRSIFAFWATILNDTDAFCEAIADIPVTMNEWYKQKEVQSNKSAANLFDLALSTFFLNRTNVSGIIMGGVIGGYKQTGKYKMNCRFNKPDLIKRIKRISEFKNVISIFNKDAIDFIHNEVNNLDTKNTFVFIDPPYYAKGPTLYLNAFEHSDHQDLANTVQATIKCPYIITYDNHEVIHSMYKELDPEEFSIYYSANKKGNAKEIRMLSQNLAPV